From one Phaenicophaeus curvirostris isolate KB17595 chromosome 38, BPBGC_Pcur_1.0, whole genome shotgun sequence genomic stretch:
- the FKBP11 gene encoding peptidyl-prolyl cis-trans isomerase FKBP11: MPTPTALLLLALLLPPPARGETEPRELRLETLVPPPEGCSELSAPGDTVHIHYTGSLEDGRIIDTSLSRDPLQVELGKRQVIPGLEQSLLDMCVGEKRRAIIPPHLAYGKRGSPPTIPGDAVLRFEVELVALSRASYWQKVVNEVVPLLCLALVPALLGLIGYHLYRKASSPKLSKKKLKEEKRNKAKKK; this comes from the exons ATGCCGACCCCCACCGCGTTGCTGCTCCtggcgctgctgctgccgccccCCGCCCGCGGCGAAACGGAGCCCCGCGAGCTGCGCCTCGAGACCCTC GTGCCCCCCCCCGAGGGCTGCTCGGAGCTGTCGGCGCCGGGGGACACGGTGCACATCCACTACACG GGCAGCCTGGAGGATGGCCGCATCATCGACACCTCACTGAGCCGGGACCCGCTCCAGGTGGAGCTGGGCAAGCGCCAAGTCATCCCCG GCCTGGAGCAGAGTCTGCTGGACATGTGTGTGGG GGAGAAGCGCAGAGCCATCATCCCCCCTCACCTGGCCTACGGCAAGCGCGGCTCCCCTCCCACCATCCCAG gtGACGCGGTGTTGCGGTTCGAGGTGGAGCTGGTGGCTTTATCCCGGGCCAGTTACTGGCAGAAGGTGGTGAACGAGGTGGTGCCGTTGCTGTGTTTGGCGCTGGTGCCGGCACTGCTGGGGCTCATCGGGTACCACCTTTACCGCAAGGCCAGCAGCCCCAAGCTCTCCAAGAAGAAGttgaaggaggagaagaggaacaaagccaagaagaaataa
- the CCDC65 gene encoding dynein regulatory complex subunit 2 isoform X3 yields MKRHSRKETPMTASDKLLLLQSQVLAKVEEARIKEELLTRFRKEKLAREEQNNALSLHKIHTQWQALLRKAKDEELHQDIMVLSQTFARVMDCKDKVIEVRAQGWWGDTTLGPSHHLSPNRSQSLVIDLEQAEEQHARALRGHVDNIDRLLELQRCRLAFLEEAYRAQLQVLEMEFESERRSILEQQEQESCYLQAMAMATEQNYTKNNHEAVISFQSMRDDTKNKSLLKKHYCRTELSGRAKALWEQFQHATRSYVEATEHQKIAFEELKQKDRKRSREIEMQTKKLQKLQDLVATTKGRILAHLHESEEQNQRMREEKKKVLRQLQELKAEMKEARTSAHNRLATLTVQSGTALKVLTQVVKKAECILRLAEMCRRLETEEEKVLPFYPSSLAEDEQQDARRILEESPTESLAQAMRDYVGLERFWQRFNKVKLEEKALERERVALSQRNQWLRELLRRYLAGFSVTQEMLSECNLLPAIEHKNCVPRDSSCTRETMHKVSRVQHTPTPSWTPSSAPLALNPPAEHGAQPAAQGRQRDRNCLKQP; encoded by the exons atgaagCGCCACTCGCGGAAGGAAACCCCCATGACAGCGTCAGAcaagctcctgctgctgcagagtcAAGTGCTGGCCAAGGTGGAGGAGGCCAGGATTAAGGAGGAGCTGCTTACCCGGTTCCGGAAG GAGAAACTGGCCAGGGAGGAGCAGAACAACGCCCTGAGCCTCCACAAGATCCACACGCAATGGCAGGCTCTGCTGCGCAAGGCCAAAGACGAGGAGCTGCACCAGGACATCATGGTCCTCAGCCAGACCTTTGCACGCGTGATGGACTGCAAGGACAAGGTCATCGAGGTGAGAGCGCAGGGCTGGTGGGGGGACACAACACTAGGACCCAGCCATCACCTGTCCCCAAACCGCTCCCAGTCCCTGGTGATCGACCTGGAGCAGGCGGAGGAGCAGCACGCTCGGGCCCTGCGCGGCCACGTGGACAACATTGACcgcctgctggagctgcagcgCTGCCGCCTGGCATTCCTGGAGGAGGCATACAGGGCCCAGCTGCAAGTCCTGGAGATGGAATTTGAGTCTGAGAG GAGATCCATCCTCGAGCAGCAAGAGCAAGAAAGCTGCTACCTGCAGGCCATGGCAATGGCCACGGAGCAGAATTACACCAAGAACAACCACGAGGCCGTGATCAGTTTCCAGAGCATGCGAGATGACACCAAGAACAAG AGCCTGCTGAAGAAGCACTACTGCCGCACAGAGCTGAGCGGGAGGGCGAAGGCGCTCTGGGAGCAGTTCCAGCACGCCACGCGGAGCTATGTGGAAGCCACCGAGCACCAGAAGATCGCGTTTGAGGAGCTGAAGCAGAAGGACAGGAAGCGCTCCAGGGAAATCGAGATGCAGACAAAGAAGCTGCAAAAGCTCCAG GACTTGGTCGCAACCACCAAGGGCCGGATCCTGGCTCACCTCCACGAGAGTGAGGAGCAGAACCAGCGCATgcgggaggagaagaaaaaggtccTCAGGCAGCTCCAGGAGCTCAAGGCTGAGATGAAGGAGGCCAGAACCAGTGCCCACAACCGCCTGGCAACGCTCACGGTGCAGAGCGGCACTGCCCTGAAGGTGCTGACGCAGGTGGTAAAGAAG GCAGAGTGCATCCTGCGGCTTGCTGAGATGTGCCGCAGGCTGGAGacggaggaggagaaggtgctgccTTTCTATCCTTCCTCGCTGGCAGAGGACGAGCAGCAAGATGCCCGACGGATCCTTGAGGAGTCACCTACAGAGTCCCTGGCGCAG GCCATGAGGGATTATGTGGGGCTGGAGCGCTTCTGGCAGCGCTTCAACAAGGtgaagctggaggagaaggcgCTGGAACGGGAGCGGGTGGCCCTGAGCCAAAGGAACCAGTGGCTGCGGGAGCTGCTCCGGCGGTACCTGGCGGGGTTCTCCGTCACCCAGGAGATGCTCAGCGAATGCAACCTGCTCCCTGCCATCGAGCACAAGAACTGTGTCCCCAGGGACTCATCTTGCACCCGGGAGACCATGCACAAGGTCAGCAGAGTGCAGCACACCCCAACACCCTCCTGGACCCCATCCTCTGCTCCGCTGGCACTGAATCCCCCTGCAGAGCATGGTGCCCAGCCTGCTGCTCAGGGACGCCAGAGGGACCGCAACTGCCTGAAGCAGCCATAA
- the RND1 gene encoding rho-related GTP-binding protein Rho6: MRERRPVPAAPARCKLVLVGDVQCGKTAMLQVLAKDCYPETYVPTVFENYTACLVSEEQRVELSLWDTSGSPYYDNVRPLCYSDSDAVLLCFDVSRPETLESAAKKWKTEILDYCPNTRVLLIGCKTDLRTDLSTLMELSHQKQAPISYEQGCAAARQLGAESYLECSAFTSEKSVHSIFRIVSGICLSRAPLRPPRSPPRGLSKRILHLPSRSDLISSTFKKEKAKSCSVM, from the exons ATGCGGGAGCGGAGGCCGGTACCGGCGGCGCCGGCTCGCTGCAAGCTGGTGCTGGTGGGCGACGTGCAGTGCGGCAAGACCGCCATGCTGCAGGTGCTGGCTAAGGATTGCTACCCCGAG ACGTACGTGCCCACCGTGTTTGAGAACTACACGGCGTGTCTGGTCAGCGAGGAGCAGCGGGTGGAGCTGAGCCTCTGGGACACCTCCG GCTCTCCGTACTATGACAACGTGCGGCCGCTCTGCTACAGTGACTCGGATGCCGTTCTGCTCTGCTTCGATGTCAGCCGCCCTGAGACCCTGGAGAGCGCGGCCaagaag TGGAAGACAGAGATCCTGGACTATTGCCCCAATACGCGGGTGCTGCTTATCGGCTGCAAGACGGATCTTCGGACAGACCTGAGCACCTTGATGGAGCTCTCCCACCAGAAGCAGGCGCCCATCTCTTATGAGCAG GGTTGTGCAGCCGCCAGGCAGCTGGGAGCTGAGAGTTACCTGGAATGCTCGGCATTCACCTCGGAGAAGAGCGTGCACAGCATCTTCCGGATCGTATCTGGCATCTGTCTGAGCAGGGCCCCCCTGCGACCCCCACGCAGCCCGCCCCGCGGCCTCTCCAAGCGCATCCTCCACCTCCCCAGCCGCTCTGACCTCATCAGCTCCAccttcaagaaagaaaaggcaaaaagctgCTCTGTCATGTGA
- the CCDC65 gene encoding dynein regulatory complex subunit 2 isoform X2, translating into MKRHSRKETPMTASDKLLLLQSQVLAKVEEARIKEELLTRFRKEKLAREEQNNALSLHKIHTQWQALLRKAKDEELHQDIMVLSQTFARVMDCKDKVIESLVIDLEQAEEQHARALRGHVDNIDRLLELQRCRLAFLEEAYRAQLQVLEMEFESERRSILEQQEQESCYLQAMAMATEQNYTKNNHEAVISFQSMRDDTKNKSLLKKHYCRTELSGRAKALWEQFQHATRSYVEATEHQKIAFEELKQKDRKRSREIEMQTKKLQKLQDLVATTKGRILAHLHESEEQNQRMREEKKKVLRQLQELKAEMKEARTSAHNRLATLTVQSGTALKVLTQVVKKVRLAPCGKREHGGGATMVPPSSPVSPSQAECILRLAEMCRRLETEEEKVLPFYPSSLAEDEQQDARRILEESPTESLAQAMRDYVGLERFWQRFNKVKLEEKALERERVALSQRNQWLRELLRRYLAGFSVTQEMLSECNLLPAIEHKNCVPRDSSCTRETMHKVSRVQHTPTPSWTPSSAPLALNPPAEHGAQPAAQGRQRDRNCLKQP; encoded by the exons atgaagCGCCACTCGCGGAAGGAAACCCCCATGACAGCGTCAGAcaagctcctgctgctgcagagtcAAGTGCTGGCCAAGGTGGAGGAGGCCAGGATTAAGGAGGAGCTGCTTACCCGGTTCCGGAAG GAGAAACTGGCCAGGGAGGAGCAGAACAACGCCCTGAGCCTCCACAAGATCCACACGCAATGGCAGGCTCTGCTGCGCAAGGCCAAAGACGAGGAGCTGCACCAGGACATCATGGTCCTCAGCCAGACCTTTGCACGCGTGATGGACTGCAAGGACAAGGTCATCGAG TCCCTGGTGATCGACCTGGAGCAGGCGGAGGAGCAGCACGCTCGGGCCCTGCGCGGCCACGTGGACAACATTGACcgcctgctggagctgcagcgCTGCCGCCTGGCATTCCTGGAGGAGGCATACAGGGCCCAGCTGCAAGTCCTGGAGATGGAATTTGAGTCTGAGAG GAGATCCATCCTCGAGCAGCAAGAGCAAGAAAGCTGCTACCTGCAGGCCATGGCAATGGCCACGGAGCAGAATTACACCAAGAACAACCACGAGGCCGTGATCAGTTTCCAGAGCATGCGAGATGACACCAAGAACAAG AGCCTGCTGAAGAAGCACTACTGCCGCACAGAGCTGAGCGGGAGGGCGAAGGCGCTCTGGGAGCAGTTCCAGCACGCCACGCGGAGCTATGTGGAAGCCACCGAGCACCAGAAGATCGCGTTTGAGGAGCTGAAGCAGAAGGACAGGAAGCGCTCCAGGGAAATCGAGATGCAGACAAAGAAGCTGCAAAAGCTCCAG GACTTGGTCGCAACCACCAAGGGCCGGATCCTGGCTCACCTCCACGAGAGTGAGGAGCAGAACCAGCGCATgcgggaggagaagaaaaaggtccTCAGGCAGCTCCAGGAGCTCAAGGCTGAGATGAAGGAGGCCAGAACCAGTGCCCACAACCGCCTGGCAACGCTCACGGTGCAGAGCGGCACTGCCCTGAAGGTGCTGACGCAGGTGGTAAAGAAGGTGAGGTTGGCACCCTGTGGCAAGAGGGAGCACGGGGGAGGTGCCACCATGGTGCCACCTTCCTCTCCTGTGTCCCCTTCCCAGGCAGAGTGCATCCTGCGGCTTGCTGAGATGTGCCGCAGGCTGGAGacggaggaggagaaggtgctgccTTTCTATCCTTCCTCGCTGGCAGAGGACGAGCAGCAAGATGCCCGACGGATCCTTGAGGAGTCACCTACAGAGTCCCTGGCGCAG GCCATGAGGGATTATGTGGGGCTGGAGCGCTTCTGGCAGCGCTTCAACAAGGtgaagctggaggagaaggcgCTGGAACGGGAGCGGGTGGCCCTGAGCCAAAGGAACCAGTGGCTGCGGGAGCTGCTCCGGCGGTACCTGGCGGGGTTCTCCGTCACCCAGGAGATGCTCAGCGAATGCAACCTGCTCCCTGCCATCGAGCACAAGAACTGTGTCCCCAGGGACTCATCTTGCACCCGGGAGACCATGCACAAGGTCAGCAGAGTGCAGCACACCCCAACACCCTCCTGGACCCCATCCTCTGCTCCGCTGGCACTGAATCCCCCTGCAGAGCATGGTGCCCAGCCTGCTGCTCAGGGACGCCAGAGGGACCGCAACTGCCTGAAGCAGCCATAA
- the CCDC65 gene encoding dynein regulatory complex subunit 2 isoform X1 yields MKRHSRKETPMTASDKLLLLQSQVLAKVEEARIKEELLTRFRKEKLAREEQNNALSLHKIHTQWQALLRKAKDEELHQDIMVLSQTFARVMDCKDKVIEVRAQGWWGDTTLGPSHHLSPNRSQSLVIDLEQAEEQHARALRGHVDNIDRLLELQRCRLAFLEEAYRAQLQVLEMEFESERRSILEQQEQESCYLQAMAMATEQNYTKNNHEAVISFQSMRDDTKNKSLLKKHYCRTELSGRAKALWEQFQHATRSYVEATEHQKIAFEELKQKDRKRSREIEMQTKKLQKLQDLVATTKGRILAHLHESEEQNQRMREEKKKVLRQLQELKAEMKEARTSAHNRLATLTVQSGTALKVLTQVVKKVRLAPCGKREHGGGATMVPPSSPVSPSQAECILRLAEMCRRLETEEEKVLPFYPSSLAEDEQQDARRILEESPTESLAQAMRDYVGLERFWQRFNKVKLEEKALERERVALSQRNQWLRELLRRYLAGFSVTQEMLSECNLLPAIEHKNCVPRDSSCTRETMHKVSRVQHTPTPSWTPSSAPLALNPPAEHGAQPAAQGRQRDRNCLKQP; encoded by the exons atgaagCGCCACTCGCGGAAGGAAACCCCCATGACAGCGTCAGAcaagctcctgctgctgcagagtcAAGTGCTGGCCAAGGTGGAGGAGGCCAGGATTAAGGAGGAGCTGCTTACCCGGTTCCGGAAG GAGAAACTGGCCAGGGAGGAGCAGAACAACGCCCTGAGCCTCCACAAGATCCACACGCAATGGCAGGCTCTGCTGCGCAAGGCCAAAGACGAGGAGCTGCACCAGGACATCATGGTCCTCAGCCAGACCTTTGCACGCGTGATGGACTGCAAGGACAAGGTCATCGAGGTGAGAGCGCAGGGCTGGTGGGGGGACACAACACTAGGACCCAGCCATCACCTGTCCCCAAACCGCTCCCAGTCCCTGGTGATCGACCTGGAGCAGGCGGAGGAGCAGCACGCTCGGGCCCTGCGCGGCCACGTGGACAACATTGACcgcctgctggagctgcagcgCTGCCGCCTGGCATTCCTGGAGGAGGCATACAGGGCCCAGCTGCAAGTCCTGGAGATGGAATTTGAGTCTGAGAG GAGATCCATCCTCGAGCAGCAAGAGCAAGAAAGCTGCTACCTGCAGGCCATGGCAATGGCCACGGAGCAGAATTACACCAAGAACAACCACGAGGCCGTGATCAGTTTCCAGAGCATGCGAGATGACACCAAGAACAAG AGCCTGCTGAAGAAGCACTACTGCCGCACAGAGCTGAGCGGGAGGGCGAAGGCGCTCTGGGAGCAGTTCCAGCACGCCACGCGGAGCTATGTGGAAGCCACCGAGCACCAGAAGATCGCGTTTGAGGAGCTGAAGCAGAAGGACAGGAAGCGCTCCAGGGAAATCGAGATGCAGACAAAGAAGCTGCAAAAGCTCCAG GACTTGGTCGCAACCACCAAGGGCCGGATCCTGGCTCACCTCCACGAGAGTGAGGAGCAGAACCAGCGCATgcgggaggagaagaaaaaggtccTCAGGCAGCTCCAGGAGCTCAAGGCTGAGATGAAGGAGGCCAGAACCAGTGCCCACAACCGCCTGGCAACGCTCACGGTGCAGAGCGGCACTGCCCTGAAGGTGCTGACGCAGGTGGTAAAGAAGGTGAGGTTGGCACCCTGTGGCAAGAGGGAGCACGGGGGAGGTGCCACCATGGTGCCACCTTCCTCTCCTGTGTCCCCTTCCCAGGCAGAGTGCATCCTGCGGCTTGCTGAGATGTGCCGCAGGCTGGAGacggaggaggagaaggtgctgccTTTCTATCCTTCCTCGCTGGCAGAGGACGAGCAGCAAGATGCCCGACGGATCCTTGAGGAGTCACCTACAGAGTCCCTGGCGCAG GCCATGAGGGATTATGTGGGGCTGGAGCGCTTCTGGCAGCGCTTCAACAAGGtgaagctggaggagaaggcgCTGGAACGGGAGCGGGTGGCCCTGAGCCAAAGGAACCAGTGGCTGCGGGAGCTGCTCCGGCGGTACCTGGCGGGGTTCTCCGTCACCCAGGAGATGCTCAGCGAATGCAACCTGCTCCCTGCCATCGAGCACAAGAACTGTGTCCCCAGGGACTCATCTTGCACCCGGGAGACCATGCACAAGGTCAGCAGAGTGCAGCACACCCCAACACCCTCCTGGACCCCATCCTCTGCTCCGCTGGCACTGAATCCCCCTGCAGAGCATGGTGCCCAGCCTGCTGCTCAGGGACGCCAGAGGGACCGCAACTGCCTGAAGCAGCCATAA